A window of Yoonia sp. SS1-5 genomic DNA:
CACATCCTGATTGAACATCCTGATACAACCGGCCGATCCGGAATTCCCGATTGATTCCAGATCATTGGTCCCGTGGATCCGGTAAAACGTATCCCGACTACCCCGGTAGAGATAAAGTGCGCGGGCACCCAACGGGCTGCGCAACCCGCCCGGAATACCCGCACGGAAGGGGCCGTAAACCTCGGGCTCTGTCCGCAGCATGTTCTGTGTGGGGGTCCAGCCTGGCCATTCCCGCATCAGTTTCATCGTCGCGCTGCCGCGAATAGAGCGCCCTGCCCGTCCTACGCCAACCGGATAGCGGGTCGTCGTGCCATCCCGCCGCACGTGATACAAAAACTTGGCATATGGATCGACATCCAGCGTATTTGGGCCCGCTTCGCCATTATAGATCCCCGACATCCGCC
This region includes:
- a CDS encoding L,D-transpeptidase, whose amino-acid sequence is MTTVTKFSRRSFGAMMLASTAACARPPAIPPLPEVQPFLEGYGPIQDAGYNLPGIPTEYLQGVNRRMSGIYNGEAGPNTLDVDPYAKFLYHVRRDGTTTRYPVGVGRAGRSIRGSATMKLMREWPGWTPTQNMLRTEPEVYGPFRAGIPGGLRSPLGARALYLYRGSRDTFYRIHGTNDLESIGNSGSAGCIRMFNQDVIHLYNQIEAPMKVLIRSREESLRVDPENYGRGIELPAKIISPEELLGPEAEALDRPPEFDDA